Proteins found in one Triticum aestivum cultivar Chinese Spring chromosome 4D, IWGSC CS RefSeq v2.1, whole genome shotgun sequence genomic segment:
- the LOC123100384 gene encoding uncharacterized protein — protein sequence MVSLQSALLPEAGKRPPCLSFADASVVASTATSKKRKRDGEVEEEEEHDGIELNFDAAPLPLEWQRCLDIKSGQIHYYNTRTHKRTSKDPRRHGGAAPAVEEDVANCGPQGLDLDLNLAFEPRRSSPVKELQKKAEAKPAAAGGDRHGDQAPGSASGGMEMVAAVCMRCHMLVMMCRACPACPNCKFLHPTSRPTPPPPEPAPLKLGLQLLCCRD from the exons ATGGTGTCGTTGCAGTCGGCGCTGCTGCCGGAGGCCGGCAAGCGGCCCCCGTGCCTCTCCTTCGCCGACGCCAGCGTCGTCGCGTCCACCGCCACCAGCAAGAAGCGGAAGCGGgacggcgaggtggaggaggaggaggagcacgacgggATCGAGCTCAATTTCGACGCCGCGCCGCTCCCCCTCGAGTGGCAGCGCTGCCTCGACATCAAG TCGGGGCAGATCCACTACTACAACACCAGGACGCACAAGAGGACGTCCAAGGACCCGaggcggcacggcggcgcggcgcccGCGGTGGAGGAGGACGTCGCGAATTGCGGGCCGCAAGGGCTGGACCTGGACCTGAACCTGGCGTTCGAGCCGCGGCGTAGTTCGCCCGTCAAGGAGCTGCAGAAGAAGGCCGAGGCCAAGccagcggcggcgggaggcgaTCGTCACGGGGACCAGGCGCCGGGCAGCGCATCCGGCGGCATGGAGATGGTGGCGGCCGTGTGCATGCGGTGCCACATGCTGGTGATGATGTGCCGCGCGTGCCCGGCCTGCCCCAACTGCAAGTTCCTGCACCCGACGAGCCGGCCCACGCCTCCGCCGCCGGAGCCGGCGCCGCTCAAGCTCGGTCTCCAGCTGCTCTGCTGCAGGGACTAA
- the LOC123098741 gene encoding probable mitochondrial adenine nucleotide transporter BTL3 translates to MSWLEMWLPAAAEGAAAGLFLDAGDAAAHGALLAAMPGCSASFGVPRRRRGRAPPGFLSMTMSVKGGRGFAPAPVGLLTGGDDKGGGVEVAEGLVAGRGAEGVVLVEADGKLTEEEAHSGAGAMNTTKHLWSGAVAAMVSRTVVAPLERLKLEYIVRGEQRNLFELIQAIATTEGLKGFWKGNLVNILRTAPFKAVNFYAYDSYRKQLLKWSGNEETTNLERFIAGASAGVTATIMCIPMDTIRTKMVAPGGEALGGVIGVARHMIQTEGLFSLYKGLVPSLISMAPSGAVFYGVYDILKMAYLHSPEGKRRISMMKQQGQEANALDQLELGTVRTLLYGAIAGCCAEAATYPFEVVRRQLQLQVKATKMNALATCLKIVDKGGVPALYVGLIPSLLQVLPSASISYFVYELMKIVLKVE, encoded by the exons ATGTCTTGGCTGGAGATGTGGCTGCCGGCCGCGgccgagggggcggcggcggggctgttcctcgacgccggcgacgcggcggcgcACGGCGCGCTCCTCGCGGCCATGCCCGGCTGCTCGGCCTCCTTCGGCGTgccgcggcggcggcgtgggagggcgCCGCCGGGGTTCCTCTCGATGACGATGTCGGTCAAGGGGGGCAGGGGGTTCGCGCCCGCCCCGGTGGGGCTGCTCACGGGCGGGGACGACAAGGGCGGAGGGGTGGAGGTCGCGGAGGGGCTGGTGGCCGGGAGGGGCGCGGAGGGGGTGGTGCTGGTGGAGGCCGACGGGAAGCTGACGGAGGAGGAGGCTCATTCTGGAGCCGGCGCCATGAACACCACCAAGCATCTCTGGTCTGGAGCCGTCGCCGCCATGGTCTCCAG AACAGTTGTTGCTCCTCTTGAAAGGCTAAAGTTGGAGTATATAGTTCGTGGTGAGCAGAGGAATCTGTTTGAGCTTATCCAAGCGATTGCAACAACGGAAGGACTGAAAGGCTTTTGGAAAGGGAATTTGGTCAATATCCTCCGTACTGCTCCATTCAAGGCGGTGAACTTCTATGCATATGACAGTTACAGAAAGCAACTTCTCAAATGGTCTGGTAATGAAGAAACAACCAATCTTGAGAGATTTATTGCTGGTGCTTCTGCTGGTGTTACAGCAACGATAATGTGTATACCCATGGATACA ATTAGGACAAAGATGGTAGCTCCTGGTGGTGAAGCATTAGGTGGGGTTATTGGTGTTGCCCGCCACATGATCCAGACTGAAGGGTTGTTCTCACTGTACAAGGGATTAGTGCCTTCTCTTATTAGCATGGCACCCTCTGGCGCTGTATTCTACGGGGTGTATGACATACTGAAGATGGCTTATCTGCATTCCCCCGAAGGAAAGAGGAGGATATCAATGATGAAACAACAAGGTCAAGAAGCAAATGCATTAGATCAGCTTGAGTTGGGCACTGTTAGGACCTTACTCTATGGGGCCATCGCTGGATGCTGTGCTGAGGCAGCCACATACCCTTTTGAAGTAGTTAGGAGACAGCTACAGTTGCAAGTCAAAGCAACAAAGATGAATGCACTCGCAACATGCCTAAAAATTGTTGATAAAGGAGGAGTACCAGCACTCTACGTTGGCTTGATCCCCAGCTTGTTACAG GTTCTGCCATCGGCATCTATCAgctattttgtatacgagctaatgAAGATAGTCCTGAAAGTGGAATGA